One genomic segment of Flavobacteriaceae bacterium includes these proteins:
- a CDS encoding sodium:solute symporter — translation MEPFYILLLIFAYFSLLIFISYRTGKKADNNTFFKANNSSPWYLVAFGMIGTSLSGVTFISVPGWVESQSMSYMQMVLGYILGYAMIGFILLPLYYRLNLTSIYTYLDDRFGRYAYKTGASFFLLSRAVGAAFRLFLVANVLQLLLFDEFGIPFWVTVTITILLIWLYTFKGGIKTIVWTDTLQTMCMLIAIGVCIYAISDKMHISNIFSYVADSEFSRTFFFEDYKAGNYFWKRFFSGAFIAVVMTGLDQDMMQKNLTCRNLKDARKNMFWFTIVLVIVNFFFLVLGVLLTGYAQENGIDVHRDELFPVIATKGSLGLATVIFFILGLIAAAYSSADSALTSLTTSFSIDILEVEKTKKKNEQEKIRKKVHILFSFILIATILTFRYLIRDSSVISDIFKAAGYTYGPLLGLYAFGLFTKLKTKDNAIPYICIIAPILTFLTNYLTVKLFSFDFDFFVLVINGFYTFMGLFLFKKSYKNYYKISNP, via the coding sequence GTGGAACCCTTTTATATTTTACTTCTCATTTTCGCATATTTCAGTCTGCTCATTTTTATTTCTTATCGTACAGGAAAAAAAGCAGATAACAATACTTTTTTTAAAGCGAACAATTCATCTCCATGGTATTTAGTAGCTTTCGGAATGATTGGCACCTCTCTTTCCGGAGTTACTTTCATTTCTGTTCCCGGCTGGGTAGAAAGTCAAAGCATGAGTTATATGCAGATGGTATTGGGATATATTTTAGGTTATGCCATGATTGGTTTCATTTTACTTCCACTCTATTATCGCCTAAATCTAACCTCTATTTATACCTATTTAGACGATCGGTTTGGAAGGTATGCATACAAAACCGGAGCTTCTTTTTTCTTATTGTCCCGGGCCGTCGGCGCTGCTTTTCGCTTGTTTTTAGTTGCTAATGTGTTGCAATTACTATTGTTTGATGAATTTGGAATTCCATTTTGGGTTACCGTTACCATTACTATTTTACTCATTTGGTTGTATACGTTTAAAGGCGGGATTAAGACCATTGTTTGGACAGATACTTTACAAACAATGTGTATGTTAATTGCCATTGGAGTCTGCATTTATGCAATTTCCGATAAGATGCATATCTCCAATATTTTTAGCTATGTTGCCGATAGTGAGTTTTCCAGAACTTTCTTTTTTGAAGATTATAAAGCAGGGAACTATTTTTGGAAACGATTTTTTTCAGGTGCGTTTATAGCGGTGGTAATGACAGGTTTGGATCAAGACATGATGCAAAAGAACTTGACATGTAGGAACCTGAAAGATGCGCGGAAAAATATGTTTTGGTTTACTATTGTGTTAGTGATTGTTAATTTTTTCTTTTTAGTATTAGGTGTTTTATTAACAGGTTATGCTCAGGAAAATGGAATTGATGTCCACAGAGATGAATTATTTCCTGTTATAGCAACCAAAGGCAGTTTAGGTTTGGCAACTGTTATATTTTTTATACTTGGCTTAATAGCTGCTGCCTATTCAAGTGCCGATTCTGCATTGACTTCTTTAACTACTTCATTTAGTATTGATATACTGGAAGTAGAAAAGACAAAAAAGAAAAATGAGCAAGAGAAAATAAGAAAGAAAGTTCATATACTATTTTCTTTTATTTTAATTGCTACCATTTTAACTTTTAGATATCTCATTAGAGACAGTAGTGTTATTTCTGACATTTTTAAAGCCGCAGGTTACACTTACGGCCCCTTATTAGGCTTGTACGCTTTCGGGTTGTTTACCAAACTCAAGACAAAAGACAACGCAATTCCTTATATTTGTATTATTGCTCCAATCCTGACTTTCTTAACCAATTACCTAACCGTAAAACTCTTTAGTTTTGATTTTGATTTTTTTGTATTGGTCATAAATGGTTTCTATACGTTTATGGGACTGTTTTTGTTCAAGAAAAGTTATAAAAATTATTATAAAATAAGTAATCCATAA
- the recR gene encoding recombination protein RecR, which translates to MNFSSKLLENAVEEVARLPGIGKRTALRLVLHLLKQPVEDTHSLTASLQCLRSDIKSCRKCHNISDTVLCDICTNSNRNPEMVCVVEDIRDVMAIESTSQYKGLYHVLGGRISPIEGVGPQDLEIDSLVEKIKNKEIKELIFAMSSTMEGDTTNFYVFKQIEAYDIVISTIARGISVGDELEYADEVTLGRSILNRIPFEQSLKS; encoded by the coding sequence ATGAATTTTTCTTCAAAGCTTCTTGAAAATGCTGTGGAAGAAGTAGCTCGTTTACCGGGAATAGGAAAGCGTACGGCATTACGTTTGGTATTACATTTGCTAAAACAGCCTGTTGAAGACACTCATTCTCTGACAGCATCTTTGCAATGTTTAAGGTCAGATATAAAATCATGCCGGAAATGTCATAATATTTCTGATACTGTATTATGTGATATCTGTACTAACTCAAATAGAAACCCTGAAATGGTTTGCGTAGTAGAAGATATTCGTGATGTAATGGCCATTGAAAGTACCTCTCAATATAAGGGTTTATACCATGTACTGGGAGGAAGAATCTCACCTATTGAAGGAGTTGGGCCACAAGATCTGGAAATAGATAGTTTGGTAGAGAAAATAAAAAATAAAGAAATTAAAGAATTAATTTTTGCTATGAGTTCTACTATGGAAGGAGATACTACTAACTTTTATGTATTCAAACAAATTGAAGCATATGATATTGTTATTTCAACTATAGCAAGAGGAATTTCGGTAGGAGACGAGTTGGAGTACGCAGACGAAGTTACATTAGGGAGGAGTATATTGAACCGGATACCATTTGAGCAATCACTTAAAAGTTAA
- a CDS encoding ferrochelatase: MKGVLLVNLGSPDSTKTKDVRKYLGEFLMDERVIDIPYWKRFLLIKGIILNVRPKKSAAAYKKIWQKGGSPLIVISKRFSKKVADKTDIPVALAMRYGSMSIEKGLKELTNKGVTEVLLVPLYPHYAMSSYETVVAKAEDVIAKNNLKVTMDILPVFYNDKEYIKVMSVTIREHLNGFEYDHILFSYHGIPERHILKSDTTGNHCKIDGSCCETPSEAHKTCYRHQCFETTKEIVKALGLKEGTYSNSFQSRLLKDPWLKPYTDLELEKLPGVGKKKLAVVTPAFVADCLETLEEIAMEGKKDFLQAGGTAYKYIPCMNDNDDWVDVMVNWVNNWKNNT; this comes from the coding sequence ATGAAAGGAGTTTTATTAGTTAACCTGGGATCGCCTGATAGTACAAAAACAAAAGATGTACGGAAGTATCTGGGTGAGTTTTTAATGGATGAACGGGTTATAGATATTCCTTACTGGAAACGTTTTTTATTAATTAAAGGAATTATTTTAAATGTTCGCCCCAAGAAATCTGCAGCTGCTTATAAAAAGATTTGGCAGAAAGGAGGATCTCCTTTGATTGTGATTTCCAAACGCTTTTCTAAAAAAGTAGCCGATAAAACAGATATTCCCGTTGCACTTGCTATGCGTTATGGATCTATGAGTATTGAAAAAGGATTGAAAGAACTGACAAATAAAGGTGTAACTGAGGTTTTATTAGTACCTCTTTACCCACATTATGCCATGTCTTCTTATGAGACCGTTGTAGCAAAAGCGGAGGATGTGATTGCTAAAAATAACCTGAAAGTAACAATGGATATACTTCCTGTTTTTTATAATGATAAAGAATATATCAAAGTCATGAGTGTTACTATTCGGGAGCATTTAAACGGTTTCGAGTATGATCATATTTTGTTTTCATACCACGGCATTCCCGAACGTCATATTTTAAAATCAGATACCACCGGGAACCATTGCAAAATTGATGGCAGTTGTTGCGAAACTCCTTCCGAAGCTCATAAAACTTGCTATAGACATCAGTGTTTTGAGACCACAAAAGAAATCGTCAAAGCATTGGGGTTAAAAGAAGGAACTTATAGTAATTCTTTTCAGTCCCGTTTACTAAAAGACCCCTGGTTAAAACCCTATACAGATCTCGAATTGGAAAAATTACCAGGTGTAGGAAAGAAAAAATTGGCTGTGGTTACACCTGCTTTTGTTGCTGATTGCCTGGAGACTCTGGAAGAAATTGCCATGGAAGGGAAAAAAGATTTTTTACAAGCCGGAGGAACTGCTTATAAATATATTCCGTGTATGAATGATAATGATGATTGGGTAGATGTAATGGTAAACTGGGTGAACAACTGGAAAAATAATACATAG
- a CDS encoding VOC family protein, producing the protein MKLGAFSISLTVKNLEVSRKFYETLGFSVFAGDKKHNYYILKNDNALIGIFQGRFDKNILTFNPGWDENANKFNEFDDIRTIQKHLKHKGFAFSSEADESTTGPASFVITDPDGNTILVDQHV; encoded by the coding sequence ATGAAATTAGGCGCTTTTTCAATCAGTTTAACTGTAAAAAACTTAGAAGTTTCCAGAAAATTCTATGAAACCCTTGGTTTTTCTGTTTTTGCAGGCGACAAAAAACACAATTATTATATCTTAAAAAATGACAATGCACTGATTGGTATCTTTCAGGGAAGGTTTGACAAGAATATCCTTACCTTTAATCCGGGTTGGGACGAAAATGCCAATAAGTTCAATGAATTTGACGATATTCGAACTATTCAAAAACACTTAAAACATAAAGGTTTTGCTTTTTCCTCGGAAGCAGATGAAAGTACAACCGGCCCCGCTAGTTTTGTCATTACAGACCCTGATGGAAATACCATATTGGTTGAT